In Beijerinckia indica subsp. indica ATCC 9039, the genomic window CAGAACCTGTTCCCCCGGCTTGGCATGGGCGAGAAGCGCGGCGAGTTGCGAGCCTTCGTCCTGCACCTCGACCAGACCTTTGACGTAAGCCGCCTCGGCCACAAGCGGCGCGGCGCGGCCATCAGGCAAAAGCGGCAGGCGCAGGCCGAAGGGCGAATAAGGTGTGGGTTCTGGCTTGAGATGGGCCAAGGCTTTGATCGCCTTGGCGCGATCCCCTTTCAGCAGATTGACGCGCAGATCAAGCGGCGCACGGGCGGCAAGCGCCTCGCCTTCCGCCGCCGCCAGGGCGCCGAAGACGCGCTGAAAGGCGGGTTCCAGCCATTGCGGGAAGTCGCCCGCGACAGAGGCCGGCGCATCATCGAGAGTGCCATCACGATAGCGCTGCTTTTCCGCATCGCTCAAAAGAGCCGGCGCATGGCCCTCGCCACTGAACAAAGCTTCGACGGCATCCAGAGGCAGGCCTTGCACCTGCCGCAAGGACCCAAGCAAAACCGCGCGGGGAGTGTCCTCGCCCATGATCCAGGCCGATGACGCCTTGCGCCGCAAGGCGTCATAGACGAGGCCCGCAATGGCGGCGCGATCCTTCGATCCAGCGAAACGATGGGCAAGGCCCCAATCTTTTACGGCATCGGCAGCAGGGCGGCGGCGGGTTTCAATGTCAGCGAGAATTTCAATCGCGGCGCTCAGACGGGCGGCAGGTATCATCAGATCTCAATGGGTGGGGAGAGGAACAAACGCACCGCGAAGAAAGCCCACATCAACAACAGGATGGAACTGCCAACGGCAAACCAATTGCCGCGCGAGGTGCCGTGATTCGAGGTCGTATGCACATAAGCATGCATGAGCCGCGAAACAACGAAACACCATTCGAGGACAACGAAGGTGAGATCAGCCTTGCGGGCGAGGATCACCAGGGGAACCAGAGCCAGAAACAGAACCGGCATCTGGAACTGATTGTTATAGGCATTGCCGATCTGTCGTGACAGCAGGGGCAAGGGCTCCTGCTGTCCAAGCGCAATATCCTTGAAACGAAGCGCGCCGCTCTTGAACAATTTCTGCCGGTCGGCGACCATCCACAGAAGCAGAAAGGTCATCAATCCGAACTGCACGAAAACCGGCAGAAGAACGGCTTGCAAGGTCATGGCGCGTCAGATTCCCGTCGGATAGTTCGGGCTTTCCCGCGTGATCGCCACATCATGCACATGGCTTTCGCGCAGACCTGCCGAGGAAATCCGTACGAATTCGGCGCGCGCCTGATATTCGGCAATCGTCCCCGCGCCGACATAACCCATGGCCGCCCGCAGACCGCCCGCCAATTGATGCAGAATGGCGCCCGCCGGGCCACGGTAAGGCACCTGACCCTCAATGCCTTCCGGCACCAGTTTCTGGCTGTCCTTGATGTCCTGCTGGAAATAGCGATCCGCCGAACCATTGCTCATGGCACCGACCGAGCCCATGCCACGGTAGGATTTGAACGAACGGCCTTGATAGAGATAGACCTCTCCGGGGCTTTCATCCGTGCCGGCGAGCAATGAACCGATCATGACGCAATCGGCGCCAGCCGCGACCGCCTTGGCGAGATCGCCCGAATATTTGATGCCGCCGTCGCCGATCACCGGCACATTGGCCGCATGAGCCACCTCGGCACAATCCATGATCGCGGTCAATTGCGGCACGCCAACACCCGCCACCATGCGGGTGGTGCAGATCGAGCCCGGACCAATACCGACCTTGATGGCGTCAGCGCCCGCGTCAATCAGGGCCTTGGCGCCATCAGCAGTCGCCACATTGCCGGCCACGATCCCAACCTTGTTCGAGGCCCGTTTCAACCGCACAACCTGATCGAGCACGGATTGCGAATGGCCATGCGCCGTATCGACGACCAGACAATCAACACCAGCATCAATCAGCATCAAGGCCCGATCATAGCCTTTCTCGCCAACCGTCGAGGCGGCAGCAACGCGCAGCCGTCCTTCGCCGTCCTTGCAGGCCAGGGGATAAAGCGTCGCCTTTTCCATGTCCTTGACGGTGATGAGACCAACGCAGCGGAAATCCTCATCGACCACAAGCAGCTTTTCCAGCCGATGCTGATGCAGGAGCCGGCGCGCTTCGTCCTGGCTCACGCCCTCACGAACCGTGATCAGGCTCTTGGTCATCAATTCCGAGATCGGCTGCAAAGGATTATCGGCGAATCGGACATCGCGATTGGTCAGGATGCCACATAATTTGCCAGGCTTGCCGCCAGACCTGCGCTCGACCACCGGAATACCGGAAATGCCATAGCGGCGCATGAGAGCCAAAGCATCTGCCAGGGTCTCGTCGGGAAAAATAGTGATCGGATTGACCACCATGCCGCTCTCGTAGCGCTTGACCTTGCGGACTTCCTCGGCCTGTTCCTCCGCCGGTAAATTGCGATGGATGACACCAATGCCGCCAGCTTGCGCCAAAGCGATGGCGAGCCGCGCTTCCGTCACTGTATCCATCGCGGCGGAAAGAATCGGAATATTGAGCTGGATCTGTGAGGTCAGGCGGGTTCGCAGGTCGGCGGAATTGGGCATGACCTGGGAATGGCCAGGCAGCAGAAGCACATCATCAAACGTGAAGGCTTCCTTAAAATTATGTGGCTTGATCGCGGCCAAAAGACAACTCCTAGGAAAACCTCTAACGCCGCCGCGCTCCCTCTGGGGTGCGGGCGGATCGAGGGGATCAATATGTCGACAAGAGTTGCCGGGGGCTCTTAGCATGCCTGAACGCCAAGCGTAAAGCAAAGCGTCAAACTTTTCCCACATGAAGATGCATCAGCGCGCGTCGATTGAGTTTTTCTGGATGATACATGTCCTATTTCTCGACGGTCAGGCTTGCGACCATCGACGGGGTCTATTCTGTTATCCATTTGTTTTATAGCCCTTTTGCCTCTAGAGGATGAATTCCAAAAAAAGGCCGGATGCAGTAGTGCACGGGTACAGAATATCGGACGTTTAAATCGAATCCTGTCCGACGCTCTCAAATCGTTGAAAAAGCATCAAATGGCCTAGGGGAGGTCTATGGTTTGGACGCGATTCCAGGCTTGGCCCCTGCAATCGGTTGAAACCATGCCTCGTTATCTCCTCGTCGCGCTGATCGTGGCCTGCGCTTCCTTCATGGAAAATCTCGACGCGACGGTCATTTCGACCGCATTGCCGGCGATCGCCGCCGATCTGCATGAAGATCCGATCGCGCTCAAGCTTGCCATGACGTCCTATCTTCTTTCACTCGCCGTCTTCATTCCGATTAGCGGCTGGGCCGCCGATCGGTTCGGCGCCCGCACGATTTTTTGCGCCGCGATCGTCGTCTTTACGCTGGGTTCGATTCTCTGCGGCTTTTCCGGCACCCTGCCGGAACTCATCGGCGCCCGTATCATTCAGGGCCTCGGCGGAGCCATGATGGTTCCGGTTGGCCGGCTGGTTCTCTTGCGCAGCGTGGAACGCGCCGATCTGGTCCGGGCTTTGTCCTATCTCATGGTCCCGGCCCTGCTTGGTCCTGTGACGGGGCCAATCGTTGGTGGTTTCATCACCACCTATTTCCACTGGCGGTGGATTTTCTGGATCAATGTGCCGATCGGCATCCTCGGCTTCACCCTCGCCATGATCTTCATCGAGAATATCCGCGAAGATGAGGCAAAACCGCTCGATCGCTCTGGTTTCCTGCTGTGCGGCCTGGGACTTGGCATGCTGATCTTCGGCTTTGCCGGCGCGGGGCGTGGACTGGTCTCCCCCTTGGCCATCGCCTTGCTCGCCGGCTGTGGTGGGCTTTGCCTCACGCTTTACGTTCGTCATGCAAAGCGGGTCGCCCATCCGCTGATCGATCTGCAACTCCTCGCCATTCCGACATTCCGCGCCAGCATTGTGGGTGGCTCGCTGTTTCGCATTGGCATTGGCTCACTGCCATTCCTTTTGCCCCTGATGCTCCAAATCGGCTTCGGAATGACCCCGTTCCAATCGGGCATGGTCACCTTCATCTCCTCCGTCGGCGCGCTTTTGATGAAGACAACCGCGACCCCGATCCTGCGGCGCTTCGGATTTCGCTTCATCCTGATCTACGATGTCATCCTCAGCGCGATCATTCTCACCTCTTATGGATTTTTCACCGTCTCGACCCCCATGCTCGCGATGATGAGTCTGCTCCTCGCCGGCGGTTTTTTCCGCTCGCTGGCCTTCACCAGCATCAATGCCATTGCCTATGCCGATATCGATCATGACAGGATGAGCCAGGCGACGAGCTTTGCCTCAGTCGCACAGCAATTATCCCTCAGTATCGGCATCGCATTTGCCGCCGGCATTCTGCAGGGTTTGAGCTTTTTCCAGGCAGAGGGCGATCCCTTTACATTGGATAATTTCAAATGGGGTTTTATCGGCGTCGGTCTGATTTCAGCCGCATCCGTTTTCGTCTTTCGGACTCTCCCACAAGATGCTGGAGCGGAGCTTGCGAGCCGCCCACAGACGGAGAGCGCTGGCTAACCCCGGGCCGTTCCCCATGGCAATTCTTTAGCGTTACGACCTCTAACAGAAAGACACCTTCTCTATCTCACCCAAGCAAGGGAAGATTGAACCTCTTTCTCACGGGCTGAATTTCCTATGATCTCTTGCTTCTTCGCGGAAGGCATTCGGGCAAAGGAGGACGAACGTGAGCTTCCAAAGAATTCTCATCGCTGTGGATGATGATCCGATCGCCGCCCATGCAGCCGATGTCGGAATAGGATTGGCCCGCTCCCTTCAAGCCCAAGTGGCGCTCGTCCATAGCATTGATCCATCCCCGATTTTTACCCCGGAATCCGGGGTTGAAGCCACTGAATTGGCCCTACGGGCCGCACAGGAGGGCGCACGTCTGATGGCGGATTTTCGCGCCAAATTACCAGCCGAAAGCCATGTTCTGCAATTTATCCCCCAGGGAGCTCCAGGCGATGAGATCGTCAGGGCGGCTAAGGAATGGGAGGCGGATCTGATCGTCGTCGGCAGCCATGGCCGGCGAGGTCTGACCCGCACCTTGGTTGGCAGCGTCGCCGAGGCCGTGATGCGCAAGTCTCCCTGCCCGATTCTCGTGGTGCGAGCCAAAGAGTGACGACATCATCGATGAAGTGAGCGACTATTTGCGACGCTCAAGCCGAGGCCTTACCTCGAAATCCCGTGGCGAGCATATAAAGCTCCGAGGAATCGGCGCGGCTCGCTTGCGGCTTCACATGCCGCACGCTGGCAAATTCCTGTTTCAGCTTTGCGAGCAGGCTATTTTCTGTGCCGCCCTGCAAGACCTTGGCGAGAAAGCTGCCGCCCGGCGCCAGGATCGTGCTGGCGAAATCCGCCGCCAATTCCACCAGGCCGACGATTCGCAAATGATCGGTCTTCTTATGGCCTGTCGCATTGGCCGCCATATCCGACAAGACGACATCCGCCTTCGCGCCGAGCCAATGTTCGAGCGTTTCGGGCGCGGCCGGATCGAGAAAATCCAGGACCTTGAATTCGGCGCCCGGCATGGGATCAACTTCCAGAAGGTCTATGCCGATGACGCGCCCTTTCCCCTGCTCGCTCTGGACTTTGCGCACAGCGACTTGCGACCAGCCACCGGGTGCAGCGCCAAGATCGACGACTTTCTGCCCCGGTTTCAGAAAGGGATAGCGCTCGTCGATTTCGATGAGTTTATAGGCGGCGCGCGAGCGCATGCCCTCACGCTTGGCGCGAGCGACATAAGGATCGTTGAGCTGGCGCTCAAGCCAAAGCGTCGAGGACAAGGACCGCTTGCGTGCAGTCTTGACCCGCGTCTTCAGCGAGCGGCCGCCCTCGCGGCCAGAAGAAGAAACATCGTTCATGGAGGAGGCTTTAGCGCCCTTCCGTCCCGGCGTGCAACCGGTCCGCGTTAATCATTTGCATCAAAATGCCTTCGCGCAGACCACGGTCGGCAATGCGCACGCGCTCGGCCGGAAAAGCCCGGCGGATCGCCTCGAGAATGGCGCAGCCGGCCAATACCAGATCAGCGCGGCCGAGACCGATACAACCATTGGCCGCGCGTTCATCGTAGCTCATGCCGCGCAGGCGCAAGATGGCATGATCGACTTCGTAACTGGTCATCCACAGGCCATCGACGCGCCGCCGGTCGTAACGGGAAAGGCCAAGATAGACGCCGGCAATCGTCGTCACCGTGCCGGATGTGCCGAGCAGATGGAAATTGCGGCAGCGATGCTCCGTGCCGACCTTTTCCACAAAATGGGCCAGTTGCTCGCCGACATAATCGACCATCGCCTCGAAAGTGCGATCGGACACGTCGAGACCGCCGAATTTTTCCGCCAGCGTCACCACGCCGAGCTTGAGTGAGGTCCAGAACCGGACCCGCTCGCGCAGGCTCTCATCGAGAGCCTTGGCGCCTTCCGATGCATTCTCGCGCTCGCGACCGAGCCAGACGACCTCGGAGGATCCACCGCCTATATCGAAAAGCAGGACACCTTCAGCCGAGGCATCGGCGAGCGAGGCCGATCCTGCGGCCGCAAGATGGGCTTCCGTCTCACGATCGACGACTTCTAGATCGAGACCAGTCAAAGCCCGCGCCTGTTCGAGGAAGGCGGCGCCATTTTCAGCCGAGCGGCAGGCTTCCGTCGCAATGAGGCGCGCGCGGGTCACGCCCCGAGCCACCATCTTGTCGCGGCAGATTTCCAGCGCTTCCAAGGTCCGATCAATCGCCGCCTGTCCCAATTGACCCGTGCGCGAGAGCCCCTCGCCAAGGCGGACGATGCGGGAGAAGGAATCGACGACGCGGAAACCGCCCTGACAAGCGGCATTCAAGGTCGGCTTCGCGATCAACAAGCGGCAATTATTGGTGCCGAGATCGAGTGCGGCATAAATGGGGTTCCGCGCCGGACGCGGCGGCAATGAAGCAAGGGAGCCAAGCGGCAAGGGTGGATTCATGAATCCATTGCCGCTTCGTGTTCGGCTCTTACCATTGGCACCTTGAATCGTCTGCATCGCGTCCTTGCCGTCATGATTCGGCGCCTGGTTCCCAATATGCCACTCGACCGGGCGTACCCCTACCTTTCGAAGAAGCGGCGCTCTGTCGCGGCCTATCTTTCTACGAATGTAACAATCGGTTTAGAAATCGCCAAGCGACTCGTTCTCCTCTTTTTGCAATATGTAAACGGCGATAGCTTAGTTCTCTCCGACGCCGTTTGAAAAGAAAAACCTTATCCGCGCTGGGGCCGAATATGCCCATGTCTTTTGCCTGTCGTCAGGGCGGACCGATTAGACTGGCGACAATTTCTCGAAGGGGAGGAAGAATCTCTTCCTCGAACCACGGATTGCGCTTGAGCCAGCCGCTATTACGCCAGGAGGGATGCGGCAA contains:
- a CDS encoding RsmB/NOP family class I SAM-dependent RNA methyltransferase; translated protein: MIPAARLSAAIEILADIETRRRPAADAVKDWGLAHRFAGSKDRAAIAGLVYDALRRKASSAWIMGEDTPRAVLLGSLRQVQGLPLDAVEALFSGEGHAPALLSDAEKQRYRDGTLDDAPASVAGDFPQWLEPAFQRVFGALAAAEGEALAARAPLDLRVNLLKGDRAKAIKALAHLKPEPTPYSPFGLRLPLLPDGRAAPLVAEAAYVKGLVEVQDEGSQLAALLAHAKPGEQVLDLCAGGGGKTLALAALMNNKGQIYASDNDGRRLAPIHERLKRADVRNVQVRAPRGRVAKLDDLEGRCDLVFVDAPCTGTGTWRRNPDAKWRIRPGALEERIKQQNETLATAARYVKPGGRIVYATCSVLAEENEDRITDFLKENAGFQARPAGDMAREAGLPMLADFASTLGPGLRLTPRTSGTDGFYVVELTRE
- a CDS encoding MAPEG family protein produces the protein MTLQAVLLPVFVQFGLMTFLLLWMVADRQKLFKSGALRFKDIALGQQEPLPLLSRQIGNAYNNQFQMPVLFLALVPLVILARKADLTFVVLEWCFVVSRLMHAYVHTTSNHGTSRGNWFAVGSSILLLMWAFFAVRLFLSPPIEI
- the guaB gene encoding IMP dehydrogenase; this encodes MAAIKPHNFKEAFTFDDVLLLPGHSQVMPNSADLRTRLTSQIQLNIPILSAAMDTVTEARLAIALAQAGGIGVIHRNLPAEEQAEEVRKVKRYESGMVVNPITIFPDETLADALALMRRYGISGIPVVERRSGGKPGKLCGILTNRDVRFADNPLQPISELMTKSLITVREGVSQDEARRLLHQHRLEKLLVVDEDFRCVGLITVKDMEKATLYPLACKDGEGRLRVAAASTVGEKGYDRALMLIDAGVDCLVVDTAHGHSQSVLDQVVRLKRASNKVGIVAGNVATADGAKALIDAGADAIKVGIGPGSICTTRMVAGVGVPQLTAIMDCAEVAHAANVPVIGDGGIKYSGDLAKAVAAGADCVMIGSLLAGTDESPGEVYLYQGRSFKSYRGMGSVGAMSNGSADRYFQQDIKDSQKLVPEGIEGQVPYRGPAGAILHQLAGGLRAAMGYVGAGTIAEYQARAEFVRISSAGLRESHVHDVAITRESPNYPTGI
- a CDS encoding DHA2 family efflux MFS transporter permease subunit, with protein sequence MVWTRFQAWPLQSVETMPRYLLVALIVACASFMENLDATVISTALPAIAADLHEDPIALKLAMTSYLLSLAVFIPISGWAADRFGARTIFCAAIVVFTLGSILCGFSGTLPELIGARIIQGLGGAMMVPVGRLVLLRSVERADLVRALSYLMVPALLGPVTGPIVGGFITTYFHWRWIFWINVPIGILGFTLAMIFIENIREDEAKPLDRSGFLLCGLGLGMLIFGFAGAGRGLVSPLAIALLAGCGGLCLTLYVRHAKRVAHPLIDLQLLAIPTFRASIVGGSLFRIGIGSLPFLLPLMLQIGFGMTPFQSGMVTFISSVGALLMKTTATPILRRFGFRFILIYDVILSAIILTSYGFFTVSTPMLAMMSLLLAGGFFRSLAFTSINAIAYADIDHDRMSQATSFASVAQQLSLSIGIAFAAGILQGLSFFQAEGDPFTLDNFKWGFIGVGLISAASVFVFRTLPQDAGAELASRPQTESAG
- a CDS encoding universal stress protein; translation: MSFQRILIAVDDDPIAAHAADVGIGLARSLQAQVALVHSIDPSPIFTPESGVEATELALRAAQEGARLMADFRAKLPAESHVLQFIPQGAPGDEIVRAAKEWEADLIVVGSHGRRGLTRTLVGSVAEAVMRKSPCPILVVRAKE
- a CDS encoding RlmE family RNA methyltransferase; translated protein: MNDVSSSGREGGRSLKTRVKTARKRSLSSTLWLERQLNDPYVARAKREGMRSRAAYKLIEIDERYPFLKPGQKVVDLGAAPGGWSQVAVRKVQSEQGKGRVIGIDLLEVDPMPGAEFKVLDFLDPAAPETLEHWLGAKADVVLSDMAANATGHKKTDHLRIVGLVELAADFASTILAPGGSFLAKVLQGGTENSLLAKLKQEFASVRHVKPQASRADSSELYMLATGFRGKASA
- a CDS encoding Ppx/GppA phosphatase family protein translates to MQTIQGANGKSRTRSGNGFMNPPLPLGSLASLPPRPARNPIYAALDLGTNNCRLLIAKPTLNAACQGGFRVVDSFSRIVRLGEGLSRTGQLGQAAIDRTLEALEICRDKMVARGVTRARLIATEACRSAENGAAFLEQARALTGLDLEVVDRETEAHLAAAGSASLADASAEGVLLFDIGGGSSEVVWLGRERENASEGAKALDESLRERVRFWTSLKLGVVTLAEKFGGLDVSDRTFEAMVDYVGEQLAHFVEKVGTEHRCRNFHLLGTSGTVTTIAGVYLGLSRYDRRRVDGLWMTSYEVDHAILRLRGMSYDERAANGCIGLGRADLVLAGCAILEAIRRAFPAERVRIADRGLREGILMQMINADRLHAGTEGR